The following is a genomic window from Cupriavidus basilensis.
GCGCGTTGTTTTGCATCTGCCAGCCCGAACGCCCAGCTTTCGTCGCACATCACGAACAGCGCAGCTAGTGCCTTGCGCCGAGGCAGGTGGTGAAGCAATGGTGCGAGCACTGCGCCCATCAGGAGATGGCGGCTATTGACCAGCAAGGTGATCGCAACAATCAGAAGAACGCTGGGCGGGGACGCCCACAAGGCGATTGCGGCAAATTCCGAGCCGCCGGCAAAGTTCAGGCCGGTCATCAGGGAGACTTCCGCAGGGTTCAGGCCGTGGCGAGCCGCCTGTGCGCCGAGTACGAGGCCAAAGGGAACAAAGCCAACCAGCATGGGCACGCTGTCCCTAGCTCCCCGCTTCAACTCCGCAAGTTGCTGAACCTGTGCCGGGCGTCTTCCAACGTTCTGGCCCTCTACTGCTTCCATCTCACTACAGTCCTTCGTTGGCCGGATTTGTCAGGCCACAATTCAAAGAAAGCATTGTATGCGCTTTTGGTAGCAATTTGCTTGTTTTGTTGTGGTAAATTGATTGGTTGCTTGGTGTCTGATGCCAGAAATGTCAGAAACGTTGGCAGTCAATGCCAGGTAGGTTTCTTGGTGCCGCGTGATACATTCGCCGGGGACTTGATAGGTTTCGCGGGGCCTCGTCAGAAGTGGAACGTGAGATCTTCTTCGCAATCGGAGGGCCAATGGTTCGCCCCTGCCTTTGCCTTACAATTTATCGCCTGATTGGTAGAATGGAGGCGTAACACGCCATTGTCTGGTGCCAGGGGGATGCATGGAGCGAGGGGAAACAGGGGCGAGGGGGGAAGCGCCCGAGAAGACCGGTAGACGGCTTCCACCAGAGGAGCGGGAAGAGCAGATTGTCCGCATGGCCATCGAGCACTTCACGCGCAATGGCTTCTCCGGCAGCACGCGTGAACTGGCCAAGCAGATCGGTGTGACCCAGCCGCTGCTGTACCGCTACTTCGAAAACAAGGAAGCGCTGATCGACCGCGTCTACAACGAGGTATTCCAGTGGCGCCGGGAGTGGGAGCGGCAGATTGCCGATCGGTCCGTGCCGCTCGTCGAGCGCCTGCCTGCCTTTTATGTCGACTACGCGTCGGTGATCTTGCGCGAGGAGTGGATCCGGATCTTTATTTTCGCCGGCCTGACGCGGGAAGGGATCAACAACAAGTATCTCAGCAAATTGCGCAACCGAGTCTTCCTCCCGGTGCTGGCCGAGGTGCGGGCCGAGTTCGGCATCGGCGAGCCGCGCAATGCGGCGGAGCTGGAGGCGGAAATCGAGATGATCTGGAGTCTGCATGCGTCGATCTTCTATCTCGGGTTGCGCAGGTGGGTGTATGGTCTGAAGGTACCGGTGGATATTGATGCGGCCGTGCGGCAGCAGGTTGATATGTTCCTTAACGGCGCGCCGGCAGCCATGCGCAAGCTGCGGCAGGCGCGCACCTGAGCAGGCGCAAGCTCGGAGACGCATGGCATGGATAAGCTGCTGGCACTGAAGATGTTTGTCGAGGCCGTGGATGCCAAGGGATTTTCGGCAGCGGCCAGGCGGCTGAACCTGGCCACCTCGTCGGTCACGCGCACCATCGATGGACTTGAGGAGGAGCTCG
Proteins encoded in this region:
- a CDS encoding AzlC family ABC transporter permease, with product MEAVEGQNVGRRPAQVQQLAELKRGARDSVPMLVGFVPFGLVLGAQAARHGLNPAEVSLMTGLNFAGGSEFAAIALWASPPSVLLIVAITLLVNSRHLLMGAVLAPLLHHLPRRKALAALFVMCDESWAFGLADAKQRAQRQRTPVLPVLSLPYYWGVAAPFYLTWVGCTAIGAAVGPILGDVEAYGFHMAFPAVFLVLMRGMWKDLRTARPWLVSLAVAAITHLLVPGAWYVLAGALSGVTAAYWMADRKEAKQ
- a CDS encoding TetR/AcrR family transcriptional regulator, with the translated sequence MAIEHFTRNGFSGSTRELAKQIGVTQPLLYRYFENKEALIDRVYNEVFQWRREWERQIADRSVPLVERLPAFYVDYASVILREEWIRIFIFAGLTREGINNKYLSKLRNRVFLPVLAEVRAEFGIGEPRNAAELEAEIEMIWSLHASIFYLGLRRWVYGLKVPVDIDAAVRQQVDMFLNGAPAAMRKLRQART